DNA from Candidatus Zixiibacteriota bacterium:
GGAATACTTTTTCAGATAAGACATAGCATTATCATAGTTGCGGACATAATAATTGAGATAGCCAAGCATGTTATAAGCTGAGGCTTCAGCCGGGTCTCTATCGATAATCTTTTCATATTCGTTTATTGCATTGTCAAAATCTTTTTCAAGCATAAATTTTTTTGCTTCAAAATGGTTAGCAAAAATATCATCAGGAAATTTTTCGACATATTCATCAATAAGTTTTTCTTGGTTTTCAAGATTAGTATTAATTGTCGCATCGGTTATTTTAATCAGCAACTGCTCGCGTTCGGTAACAAGTGGAAGGAGAGTCATAGCTTTGGCCATCATTTCTCCCGCTTCTTCTTTTCTGTCGATGTAATTATACAATTCGGCGAGATGAGCATAAGACATAGCAAAGTTTGTATCTATCTTAACAGCCCTTTCAAATTCCGGTATGGCATCCCTGAGATATGCATTTTTCCACTTCTCGGTTCCCGCAATATAAACCTGATAAGCCAAATCGGATGAAGTGGTAACATCCTTTTTATCCCATAAAGCATAGATTGCCGAAAAGATTAGAAGGGCTATAAATATTATCAGAATAAATCTCTTAGCCATAATCGATCCTTTTTATGTTTTCACAAAGCGCTTCTCGCTGTCATCAACATTGCGAATTACCGAGCTGTCGGAAGCAATTTCCGACAGCACGTGAACATTATAAATTACCCTAAAGTGTTTACTCTTTACTAAATGTTATCGATAATTATCCTAGTTTGCTTACCGTCAATTTATAATAAAATCCTTCATTATTAACTACGTAATTTCGCGCTAATAGTTGCCATAAAACACCTTATTTTCAATATTGCAATCTATTGATGCGTAACGCATTATCAATATCGGGGTTTTGGTAGTATATCTCTTGGGTCATCTGTATTTAAAAACGCCATTTTTTTAAATCATCGATAAAACTATTGGCGGTAATATCAACAGCCAAAGGAGTTACAGAAATCAATTTTCTTAGAATTGCGCCGTAATCGGTATCGGGAGTTTTGCCGGTAATTCTAACCTGACCGGCAATCCAGTAATAATGCTGCCCGCGGGGATCGATTTTTTTGGTGATAACATCCTCGTAAACGCGTTCCCCTAAGCGAGTGATTGTATATTTTCTTACATCTACTCCCCTGCCGGTCGGGACATTGATATTCAACAGGACGCCATCCGGCAAACCTTTACTTGTGATTTCATTTACAACTCTGCGAGTGAATTTAGCCGCTTTCAGATACTCGTTTTTGTCATAATGATTAAGCCGTTCCTTGCCGGTTAATGAGACAGCTATTGAGGGGATGCCGAAAAGAGTGCCTTCAATGGCGGCGGCTACTGTGCCCGAATAGGTAACATCCTCCCCCATATTAGCGCCGTTATTGATGCCGGAAATGACTATATCCGGCTTTTTTTTCAGAAGCTTATAGACTGCTATCATAACGGCATCGGTGGGGGTGCCATCCACGGCGTAGTAATCCTTTTCGATTTTTTTCACTCGAAGGGGTCTGGTAACCGTTAGGGAATGCGCGGCGCCGGAGCGGTCGCGGTCGGGGGCAACGACCACAACACGGTAATACTTCGACAGGTATTTGCGAAGCACATCCAGCCCAGCTGCCGAGTAACCGTCATCGTTTGTTAGAAGTATCAACATATTAATATAAATAAGGAAATGCTGGCGGTTATGTCAAGGGTTACGTGCGCGGCAGAAACAGGTCAATCCGCCTGAGACGGATTGCAGTCTTGATAGTTTACGAAGACTACCGCCTGTTAAATCTCCTCCAGCACCATTTTCACCCAGCGGAATGTATCGGCGAAATGGCTTATCGAGGAAGGGAAATTAGCGCCATAAACCACTTTTATCGGTACAAAGGCGGTTTTGAAACCATGCGTTATTGCCCTGATAATAATCTCGGTCTCCAATTCGTAGCGGTCGGATTTAAGCTCGACCTGCTTGAGAAGGTCAGTCGTTATCAGCCTATAGCCCGACTGCGAATCCTCAATATAGGCACATAGTAAAAATGATAGCATATGCGAGGTCAGGAAATTGGAACAGCGGCGGGGAAACGACATGTCGGCTTTATCGCTTTTTCGAGAGCCGATGATTAAGCCGGCTCTTGTTTTGGCATACATATTCATAAAATCAGGGATATATTTTGCTTTATGCTGGCCATCGGCATCAAGCGTAATGACAGCATCATAGCCATGTTTGATTGCATAGTTGAAGCCTGTTTTTAACGCCGCGCCTTTGCCATTGTTTGTCTCGTGCGTGATAACCTTCACACCGCAATCGCTGGCGATATCACCGGAGCCATCGGTGGAGCCATCATCGACGACAAGGATGTCATTGAGATAGTTTTTAGTGTCAGTGATTACATCTTTGATATATGGCGCAGTTTGGTATGTTGGTATGATAGCCACTGTTTTCATATGGAGAATTTATAATATAAAGTTAGGTTTGTCTATAAGATAATCAAAGAGTTAGCGCACAAGGACGCACGCCAACCACAACCACGAACACGCAAACCGGTCAGCCTTTGGCGAATGCCGCTCACAAGATAGTCTTACTTTTGCCGATGTGTCTGTCGGAAGTAACTTCCAACAGCACTGGCGAGGCGCAGCAACCTGATATCATATGCAGTATAAACCGGTTAGCAGTGATTAATCTACTATTCCCAAACCGGCTCGATAATCTTGCCTATAAATACAACCGACTGCGATTGATCCTCGGTAATTATGAATATAAACGGTCGGTCGACTCGCATTACTATGCTCTCCATTGGCATGGCGCTGGTCATCATCCCGACAGATGTAACCGCGGCGGCTTCTGTGCCCTCCTCATCCACTTTGACAAATGTCTTATGTTTGACGAAACTAATAAACACTTCGCCGCTTTTGTTTATACCGGTGAAATCTGCCGAAGGCGAGAAGGCATCGCCCATTCCCAAGGCAGTCAGGATATCGCTCAACTCAATTTCATATTCAAGTTTAAACTTAGGCAGATAAAGTTTTATTTTATTTGGTCTGAACGTGAAACTATTACGCCATTCCTGCCAGCTATCCTGGTTTAAGCTGTCAATTAAACCATCGATATTAATATCGGGCTTGGGAAGAATAACGCTCATGCTGAAATCCTTATTACCATAGGGAAGATTAACCGCCTGAAATTCATCGTTTTCTAAATAGCTGAAACGGCGATCCTGAAACATCATCCGGCAGTCGGTCTGGGAGCCATCAAGCAGAGTAAATTTATCATCTTTTGTGGATGCCGTGTTGAATTGGTCTGTCCAGTTGCCAAGGAAATAGATGGCGTTTATCAGGTACATCACCATATCAGGCGGAATTGGCCTGGATACGATTTCCTTGATTTTATCATTAGTATTTTCAGAAACCCAGCCGTTGATAATATCGACAGCGGCAGGATCATTAAAATTGAGGGCGTTGACCTGAGCATTGAAACAGGTTGAGTTTAGTTCGATAAAATCCGGTTCAACATCGAACCCCTGACGGTACCAAATAGAATTCGCTATCTGAAATGTAACCTCCGGGTCGAGATTGGCAAACATTGTAATAAGGCTGT
Protein-coding regions in this window:
- the surE gene encoding 5'/3'-nucleotidase SurE, yielding MLILLTNDDGYSAAGLDVLRKYLSKYYRVVVVAPDRDRSGAAHSLTVTRPLRVKKIEKDYYAVDGTPTDAVMIAVYKLLKKKPDIVISGINNGANMGEDVTYSGTVAAAIEGTLFGIPSIAVSLTGKERLNHYDKNEYLKAAKFTRRVVNEITSKGLPDGVLLNINVPTGRGVDVRKYTITRLGERVYEDVITKKIDPRGQHYYWIAGQVRITGKTPDTDYGAILRKLISVTPLAVDITANSFIDDLKKWRF
- a CDS encoding glycosyltransferase family 2 protein — its product is MKTVAIIPTYQTAPYIKDVITDTKNYLNDILVVDDGSTDGSGDIASDCGVKVITHETNNGKGAALKTGFNYAIKHGYDAVITLDADGQHKAKYIPDFMNMYAKTRAGLIIGSRKSDKADMSFPRRCSNFLTSHMLSFLLCAYIEDSQSGYRLITTDLLKQVELKSDRYELETEIIIRAITHGFKTAFVPIKVVYGANFPSSISHFADTFRWVKMVLEEI
- a CDS encoding serpin family protein, encoding MKQQLIILTMFIIGVAFCLSESGKAQPNIANELPAHEKSIAESSNKFGFKLFQKIIKQDADKNIFMSPMSISMALAMVYNGAEGETKKEMAKTLEMADLTIDEMNDSYHSLITMFANLDPEVTFQIANSIWYRQGFDVEPDFIELNSTCFNAQVNALNFNDPAAVDIINGWVSENTNDKIKEIVSRPIPPDMVMYLINAIYFLGNWTDQFNTASTKDDKFTLLDGSQTDCRMMFQDRRFSYLENDEFQAVNLPYGNKDFSMSVILPKPDINIDGLIDSLNQDSWQEWRNSFTFRPNKIKLYLPKFKLEYEIELSDILTALGMGDAFSPSADFTGINKSGEVFISFVKHKTFVKVDEEGTEAAAVTSVGMMTSAMPMESIVMRVDRPFIFIITEDQSQSVVFIGKIIEPVWE